CTTATTGTCCTTGTCCTCCTCGTAGTTCTGACCTTCCCGCAGCCGACACGCCTCAAGGCTATGCCAACGACGGTGGGAATACAGGATACAGTAGACGCCGTGCCGCAGTAAGAAAGTTTAGGAAGCTCCGCAGAGCCAAAGCGGCTTAATTCTTACATCAGCACTTGATTGTATATGTGGACTCTGGTAATAAACCTTCACAATAAATTTGGCTGTTTCACGGTAGCGATGAAAGATTTGCATCAAAGAGTAAAAAACaatttggagaacaataaAGAAGTATAGCTTCTGATCAAGAGTACCGTTATGCAAATTTGGTTGGGAATAGAGAGAAACATAACAAATTGTTGCTACAATAAAAATTCACAGAAGGATCAACTGTTAGTTTCAGCCAAGTACCCACTATAATTTTGTGAGCATGGCGAGAATTTGACAGCTGCATACTATTACTGCTACTTCGTTGTGAGCACATGCTGTTTTAATTTCTGATTCCTTATACTCCCTGAGTACTTTCCATTATTTTGAAGCTTTATTAGGAGCCCGTCGAATAATTTCGAGAGAAGAACGGTAGATGTTGTTCGCTACAAGTTATCgagataaaaatttatttcacataTATAATGTAAAAGTAACATAGCATGTGGGGAGGGTGGTACGAAATTCACCTGTGGCTGCACGAAGGAACGGAGGTTCCAATTCGCCTTGGTgccagccaagcctttcatcgcttcagagtcgataaattagacttatctgggagaacaaaaacactgacttgatgcatcAGCTCACTCCCACAAGTCATGAGCGTTCACAAACTCCAAATTCtaagttgaagtcgaacgcatagGCGTATCTCCATAGGgatttatcccttatcctttcGCATAGCATTGTATTCATTCATATGGTTATTGGTTCAGTTCATCATGCAGATAAGGTATGAGAAAGGGAACACAAACTAtgatgtgttgctgtttgaaaCGAATAATATATGTTGCTATTTAAAAGGTCATTAACCTTGGTTATGGTTTTAACAGCAGCACTAGTGGGCTTTACAACTTTGATAGTGGTAACAGCCGCAACCTATCTTCACATCTTTATGGCTTTTTATAAGTATGACAGTTCACAAAGCATTGCGCTGCTGCTATAGTGCTCTTCTCTGTCAGGTTTGACACATAATATGCAGCGAAACGGTGGGGCTGCTGCTGTCAccattatagtcgggtcaaaacgatattaAGCGCgttgtagttgcgtaagcggctgcgtttgaagcggtgcggtgaagcgttgTGGTTTGGATATAAATGGGGGACCCTTGTTACCACCacacatcgctgcagttcgcgatggtcccacttcaattccaaccgccatctccaccgcactgcttcgagcgcagccacttacgcaattgcacggtgcttcatgtcgtataaaatattaatattattattaatattattgatCCGACTGTACGTATGTGTAATGTAcaataaaagagaaagagcCATCGAAAGAAAACGGATCAGTTTGCAGAACTATAGGAGtgatgaatatgaaaaaagaaatagtatgaaaacagaaataaaaaaaaaaccaacaagcAGACTCAATTCTTTGAGAGGACTTACCTCATCGATTCGCCCCTAGTCACGTTTCACGCATATTAGACCATTTCAAAAGAACAGGCTCCGTGTACTTGTCGGGACCTCAAAGAGCGTAACCTGGCGAAAATTTCTTGCTGGACTGTCCAATTCCAAACGCACATCGCATACAATGTAGACGGAACGAAATAATTATTGCGATATACTATTGGTGAAATAAATAGAGAATATACGTGTCAAGACGTGATATGCCATGTTAACTCGCCTATTTTGTGATGAAAGCAACCGGATCAAACTTGTTCATGGCGTTAGCCTGCACCTGTAATAACCTGTCATATCGTAACAACTCGAATTTTCCCGCCATCCCATTAAGGGGGATACCGCTAGGCAAAATTTCATTCCAAACGATGCtaaagcttaaaggcagcattccacgaatctgatgtggtgagggaatccgcaggaaaaaaagctagaCTTGGAATTGTAGAATGCGCCGCATTCATTAAATGCGGGATCCGgtgtggtttcgctcatctttccctaagtGTCTTCCATGTCGATTTTTACGGCGATTTCAGTTCAACGCGTCGCGTCCATGAACGAACGGTCGAAGCTTAATGAGGCTTTCTTACCAGCCTATTCTACTAGTTGTAAAAAGAATCAGTAACCTGCTCAGGGAAGCGGGATGTGTGCGGAGAGGCGCAGTATAGCGTAAATCGTAGGGACTAAAGTGgtttccacgccatttttcaaacGACGATTATAGTGGAATAAATGGAATCATGCTGGGTTCCGAAATCTACTGCCCGAAATCTACGCTATGGCTGTGGGTTCAGCACCACGTTAAAATCATGGTAAACTGCCTCTAAGGAACGCCGCAACTGTCCGAACCACTGACCAATGCTGCTGTAGGGACTGAGACTAAATGGTGGTTAAATCCTGTTGTACCACTTATAGCGGCATTTGGGGAAGCGAGGAGATCTTATCTCAAAAACTATAAACCGAAAATAACTATTATGTCAGTTGAATATCATTAACGTCAATAATCAACATCACgactactaaaaaaaactggccATGTTCGCGAGAGTTAGAAAATAGCAAAGAACGCAAAAACCGAATAGAGCAAAAACACGTGGATAGGCGACGAGGAGACGTTGGTGATGTATGCTAAAGGCTACTACATAGAGTTCGATGAAGATGAGCTGCACCAAGTCACAGCTGGGGCCGAAACCGAGTAAACGACCCTCGGCTAATATACTTGGgttaaaatgacatgaagcagggcggttgcgtaagcggccgcgctcggaagcggtgcggtggagacagcagttggagTCAAGGTGGGAGCATGGCGAATTGCAGAGGTGGGTGGCggagcgaggatccttacacgatcccaaccgctacgctccaccgctccgcttctaTCATCTGATCCGCCTGCTCGGGATATTTCGAGAACATCAGCTCTCCTTTTTAATCGCGCTTCCGCGACATTCTTCATTCTCCTCCACTCTACTCTATTCTTCTCCGTCCTACTCGACTACATTGCACAGTTTTCGAACAGTAACACACATCTGTGCCAATATTTAATGCGAAGGCTCCAGCCTGAAGCCTAGCCCAGTCGGGTAAGAACGACCGAAAACCTGgttcagttgcgtaagcggcggatctaacggttgcgatcgaggtgtagtaaggtcaaaacgacatgaaacacgtacgcaattggtACGCAGCCTTCTGGAGGCGCATCGGTGCAGCGTAGctgaacccttgctggcaccacccatcgctgcatttTGCGACGGTTCcgcctcggttccaactgctgcctccaccgcgccgtttcgtgCGCGCACGCAAAAGCACTGCAaccacactcgtgattcatgtcgttttgacccgactataggaTCATAATTATTTCCGCGGTTCGATTGCAGCAATCGATAGTCCCACTCCTACTGCAACTGCATAAGCAATTGCGACTGGTTACAGGTCGTTTTAACTCGACTACAACTTCGTAAGTGAGTATCCTATTCGAGATGCCAGACAGCTTTGAAGTATGCTTTTTCAATTTGGAAAAGTCGGGTATTTTCCGAGCACTTCTCTGGTCTTTCTAATAATTACAATACCAAAATGAggctttcttttctgttgacTGTAATCTCCACTCACAGCATCTCTTTACGGAACGGTCAACCtggaaaaaaacccttttgcaaaggaaggaaaaaatctttcaagCTTTAAAGAAAAGCCAGGAGACACCAATGATATAGCATCGCTCTAAAGGCTACACCTGTTAGATTTAGCAACGGTAAAAGGTAACCGTTGTTTGGATTTCTCCTACATTTTACACGGAGATTTGAGGTCCGATTATAGGAAGTAGTAGAGGTTGTTGGATTTAAGCGACTCGGGGAAGAGGGTGACAAAGATCCATTAGCACAGTCAGGTCAAGACGACCTGAGGCCTAGTTTAACTGTATAAACGGCTGTACTCGAAGAAGTACAGCCTTGGAGTTAGTTGCCTTCGAGGTGGtaccatcgctagcttcactcgcAATGTGAAGATCAATGCAGCTAGCGAGGCTCCCACTTCGATCGCAAATGCCTAACTCCACCGTGTCGCTTCGTTCCAAGTCGTTCTTACCACACTATGACCTGACAGCCATCACTTGTTGAAGTCAGCACGACACAACTTAGCTCAAAAACGCTTTCCCCATCTTGGGGGTTTGAGAAAAGGATACATTCCTGTGAATGAAGATGGGTCGAAATAGTTCAAACTTACTCCTGTATTAAAACCTCGGCATGCTTCTGTCTACTTTTCCTAGTAGTGTTATTTTTCTGTTACTACTATTAACACATATAACTGCCAGATACTATGTGTGTAGATCAAGTCATTTACATCGTCGGTGGTGATCCACACAGAgtaattctcattttttggtACACTAAGCAGTGACAAGTGCACACTACCAGCGGTcgcacatccggtggagcactACGTTTGACAAATTTCAATAGCTGTATATAGCTTCCGTTTCTACTGTCTTGAACgatttttgaaacattgaCCAAAAGTACTGTGCCACTTGTcggaaagaaggaaagtttGTTCCAATTAGTTTCCTGTTTAAACGTCTAAAGACGGCGAAAaggccgaaacgtcaggctaacagttttcatctaaaaacctcgcaggcacacggACAGAAAATATGGGTGGAAATGTTTCATGGCCACGCTAAATGCCCAGACCTGATGAGAACGAGACTTAGACTGATTTTATTTGATGAAGGGAAATAGTTAGACAGTtgttagaaataataaaacaatactTAAGTTGAACAGGACATAATTCATCTAATGCCTTTATCAAATGTGAGATATTAAATGATGGTACAATTACAAACATTAACAAGTCAAATCAGCTATGCTATACGGTTAACAAAGTAAACATTTCGGATGCTAGTAAAACACTTGTTTTATACAACgtgaaaattcaaagattCCGGACACATGGCAGATACGCACGAAATAACCGCGATGAGCCTTACTTTAACTTTTTAAAgctcttcttcttcagaaGATCACTACCTACACTTATCGTACTATGCAAAATTATAGAACATTGAGtaatataaacataaaacatATAAACTTATTGAGTAAGTACTTGTAAAACAAAACACATCTTGTACGCAATATTCCCAATTGCTCAAATTAGCGCTTCCTTTTCTCGAATGACGCCGTGATCTCCTCGACAGTCCTGCCTTTGGTCTCTGGTACGAACCGCCATGTGAAGAAGATAAAGAAGGTAAGGAATCCAGTAAATACAAGGAACGAATATTGTGCAAGTGCGTTCTATAAAAACCAACTTTAGTAGCACATGGGCAATGTAGACAACAAACTTAACTTACATTAAGTGAAAGGAAGGTAAGTCCAACAATCAAGTTAGCTGTCCAGTTAACCATCACGGCAATCGAGTTTGCGTTACCACGAGCACTGGAGGCGAAGATCTCGGACACAAAGAACCATGGAATGGATCCTGGCAAAGGAAATATGTTTaatacatgcaaaaaaaaattcttgtccCCGATACTCTAAGgccctaaaaaaaacaaaatgtttttaaagtgAGACTTGTTCTAGTTACGAAATCAATTTTACTAACCTGGTCCCGTAGCGAACGAAATTACGAACAAGAGGACGAATACAATGGCACCATAACTAGCCCACTGGTGTCCATGAGCAGTCAAAGAAAGTGCCCCTACTAACAAAATCGTCGAAATCCACATCCCGATCATCCCCATCAGTAGTAGTGATCGACGTCCAAATTTCGGATGATCGACCTGATCAAAGTGAGAAGCAATCAGTAAAGTTCACCAACTCTACAATTTACGAATACCCACCAGCCAAACTGAGATAACAGTCATAATAACATTCACGGAACCCATGCCAATCGTTGCATATACAGCTCCCTCATTACTGAGGCCAGCCTGTTTGAAAATAACTGTCGAGTAGAACATTGCTACGTTAATacctagaaaaaaacttcgatCAACAGAGGCTCGCAGGAGCTTTCTAGCAAAGCTAGTGAGCTAAACTGAAGGTGCGCatggaaaaaggaaacgaaaattGACAAACCGGATAACTGCTGCGCAAGCATCATCATAATCGCAATTGTCATTGGCCACAACAGCGATCCACGGAACATATCCAGCATAGTCGGTTTCGCCTGGGCGGCAGCACCACTTGCCGCAGCTTCTTCGCGGAAGACTTCTATCTCGGCGCTTACCTGAAGCGTCAAAACAACAATATCTACACAAAGTcgccaaaattttaaattcattacATCATCCATTCCTCTTAATTTCTTGAGATCTTTGGTAGCTTTCTCCGGCTGTCCACGAACACAAAGCGTGTACTTTGGTGATTCTGGGATGAGGGGAAGTGTAATTACTTGTATCACAGATGGAACTACTGTGAATGCGAATATGAACGGCCATCGGTCCACGTTGCCAAGAATGTAGGGAAGgccgaaaatctgaaattgaAGCCTTGAGGTGAAAAATAAGTATTCCCAATCATGAGCAATTAGTCTACTTCAAAAACCAAGCAGATTCACAATTTTGAACTAGAAGTGAAGAAACTCTTGAAACTTCTGAGagctgctttcttttctttttccaacaatGCAGTGGGAATACAGTCAACTGAGTGAATCTATGGAGAACTGAAGGGCGACTGTGCTTTTCTGATGCCCGCAGAACTTTTTAGTAGTAAGAAAAATTGGGATGTGGGATTGTCATAGTTGTTGTCGCTTCACTTTATGTTTACATGTCAATGACGCCTAATGTCGATAAACGATCAAAAAATTAGTCCGTTTCCCATGTGTGCTATATTTAGTTGCCACGATTCATTTTGAACGAAAACGTACACCTACATCTCACTATTGCTAAAAGATTGTATTCAGCTTCATTTTGGAATGCTCTTGTGCGtggttcaattcagaattgtggATGTTAACGCACCATGCACCTTATGGAACGATTTGCGATGACCACTGACGGATGCACGAAGCAGAGTTGTGATCACTGAATCATGACCTGCCGAGAGATGGCAGGTATATTTTACCTAGGACGGTGTTAAGCGATCTAATGCGTGGCAAAAACGCAGCGAAACCTCTTGTCACTGTTTGTTACTTGTAAAAAGCGGAACCACCTGTACCGCGCTTTGACCTGTAGCAAATTAATATTGTacgtgtagatcaaatcatctatgtcgtcgctggtgaCCCCCCACACAGCAATACTCCTCCGTTGGTACACTGAGCAGCGACAAGTGAATGCTATCTGCGGCCGCATATTCGCTGGGAAAGCAAGTAAGGCTAATTCCAATGTATATAATGTGTATGTTTACTGTTGAAACATTGACCCATGGCAGTGCGACCACTTGACAGAATGAACATAAGACTGTTCCAATTAACCtttatttaggcctctgaagatggcgaaaaagccgaaacgttggGCTAATAACGTTacatcttagaaaaaaaaaactcttaggCACACCAAGAAAACATGCGCAAAAGTATGCCGAGGACCTAAGATACCAACGAAAGTTTGATCTCTTGTCAATACACCGGGCGGTATTGCAGTAAAGTTATCAGAAATGTCGCCGTATTCTCCTGCAGTGATTCCAATTCTAACAGGAAGTTCCCCGCCCCACCAACTTACTTATACCGTATTCTAAAGATTATTAAGAGGACATTGCCGAACATTGAGTTTGGCTGTAAATATAGTCAGCTGACAAAGCATTTGCGAGATATCGTATGTCAAGGAAAGGaggaagtaggaaaaaaagagaattaaagtgataaagaaaaatgatttggAATTTGAagttcaattatttttaacgCTGAGACACGGAAttctaaagaaagaaaagaagataataATGTTCAAATAATGTTCAAGTGAGAAAATCCTTAACGACATGAGAAGTATGAAATTAAGGACCAATTGCAGGAACTTTAGTTGACCAGGAAACAAATAATGACAATGTTCTACTTTTGTCCGTAGGTTCAGAGGACGAAAAAACCCTTTCCCGATCACCATCTGCGATTAAACTTGTAAAAAGTCCGCAAAACCAGATTAAGTAACATCCTAGAAAATGAGGAACAAGTATTGCAGCGATTATGATCCAGTGGGTGGAGCAATTACATCGTTCACGCATAATATCGTTAGAAATGCTAATTTTTATACATGCAATCATGTAATGTATAGTCCGCCATTAAGTGATTATAATTGCAAACTGACTGTGacgtaggagaaaaaaggccCAAGTAAGTGGTCATCATTCTTCTGAAGAGGGTAAGGTTTGccctcttttaaaaaaaagacagaaaccTGAACCTCCGGTGACTTtcgcatcgtttttttttctcctgctaGCAGCTTAAACTCAGGATAGGACCTCTTTTAACAACCAACACAGAAGGATTCCGTAGTTATTTTACCTATGTGTTGCATCCGTTCATCTTTCCTGCCTGTGACCTTACTTCTAAGTCTTAGCGTCAACCAGTCGCGTCTAATCCCAAGGATCGCAAATTTTGTACGATTTCGGTTCAGCGCAACGtaaatgaatggaaatttgTCCGGATAAACGGCAAAAGTGCAATCATGGCTCTCTGAGCCACGGCGAAAAATCGGATCGTTCGAGTTACACCCACTAACTGACCTGTGAGACTAGAATGGATATGGTGACTAGAAGTTGATGCAGAGAGCCGAGCATTCCacgcagattcgtgggtgatgttTCGGCAAGATACATCGGTACGATACAAGTCAATCCTAGAAACGAATATCACAGGTTTTTAGCTATAACAGAAAATCCTGATTTTACGTACCACAATAAAATCCAATGAATAATCTCCCTAGGACCATCATCGGGTATACACCCAACGGCTTTGCCAATCCCATCATGGCAGCAGCAATGAAAGCGAAGAGGTTATTATAAAGGAGGCCACCACGTCGACCAACTTTGTCAGCCAACCATCCGGAGAGCAAGCCACCGAACATTCCACCGACGGCGAACATCGACACAGCTATGCTCCTACAACGAAACGATTCAAATCCAgtgaaattaaggaaaaagaagccGCTAGTAACCAGTTGAGGTGCCACTCTCAACTACATATcatcagcaagaaaaaaaaaaccatttaatCACCATGTCAAATCAGCGCTTGCTTTCGGTAACTCCTGATTGAAAAGGCTTTGATGGGATTCTTGGAACCAAGCCGTGATCATCTTAACGAAAGAAGAATTAT
This is a stretch of genomic DNA from Necator americanus strain Aroian chromosome II, whole genome shotgun sequence. It encodes these proteins:
- a CDS encoding hypothetical protein (NECATOR_CHRII.G5097.T2), encoding MIMANEDEKGRVPAASSSSKGTSARDPADDEKGALLHKEREAAEKLNPSGKAGEGRMTGALAFAVFSVTLGSFQFGYHIGCVNAPGEMITAWFQESHQSLFNQELPKASADLTWSIAVSMFAVGGMFGGLLSGWLADKVGRRGGLLYNNLFAFIAAAMMGLAKPLGVYPMMVLGRLFIGFYCGLTCIVPMYLAETSPTNLRGMLGSLHQLLVTISILVSQIFGLPYILGNVDRWPFIFAFTVVPSVIQVITLPLIPESPKYTLCVRGQPEKATKDLKKLRGMDDVSAEIEVFREEAAASGAAAQAKPTMLDMFRGSLLWPMTIAIMMMLAQQLSGINVAMFYSTVIFKQAGLSNEGAVYATIGMGSVNVIMTVISVWLVDHPKFGRRSLLLMGMIGMWISTILLVGALSLTAHGHQWASYGAIVFVLLFVISFATGPGSIPWFFVSEIFASSARGNANSIAVMVNWTANLIVGLTFLSLNNALAQYSFLVFTGFLTFFIFFTWRFVPETKGRTVEEITASFEKRKR
- a CDS encoding hypothetical protein (NECATOR_CHRII.G5097.T1) yields the protein MAIESGAAEAPLKVQNVEGRMTGALAFAVFSVTLGSFQFGYHIGCVNAPGEMITAWFQESHQSLFNQELPKASADLTWSIAVSMFAVGGMFGGLLSGWLADKVGRRGGLLYNNLFAFIAAAMMGLAKPLGVYPMMVLGRLFIGFYCGLTCIVPMYLAETSPTNLRGMLGSLHQLLVTISILVSQIFGLPYILGNVDRWPFIFAFTVVPSVIQVITLPLIPESPKYTLCVRGQPEKATKDLKKLRGMDDVSAEIEVFREEAAASGAAAQAKPTMLDMFRGSLLWPMTIAIMMMLAQQLSGINVAMFYSTVIFKQAGLSNEGAVYATIGMGSVNVIMTVISVWLVDHPKFGRRSLLLMGMIGMWISTILLVGALSLTAHGHQWASYGAIVFVLLFVISFATGPGSIPWFFVSEIFASSARGNANSIAVMVNWTANLIVGLTFLSLNNALAQYSFLVFTGFLTFFIFFTWRFVPETKGRTVEEITASFEKRKR